ATAAATAAGACCTATTACTGTCCCAATAATAAAAAATAATACTGCTAAATACAGTGAATGTGCTGCTATGCCTGGTATACTATATAACAGGGCAGCAATAACTATTCCTCCATACTTTCCAAAGAAAAAAGAAAGGTTATACTGCGCAAAACCTCTGAAAAAGAGTTCCTCACAGGGGGCTATAATTGCCACCATAATAAGCATTGATTCTAACGATTTACTGTTACCCTGATAAAAATGCAGTAGTAGAGTTGTAGGATTAAATTGCACAGCTATATTGCGAATAGGAATAAGGATAATAATCATAACAAAAAGGTAAAATATTTTTCTTTCAAAAGGGAAGTCAAAAGAAAAAATACGATCTTTAGTGAATAATCTTTCATCCAAATATTGGGCTATGATGATCAAAATAAGGAGTGTGATGCTGTACTGATAGAGAAAAGAAAAATAGGAATAATGAATAACCCATTTTAGTAATGGATACACCAATAGCATGGGTATAAATACTTTCCAGGATGGTCTTTGCTGAGCATATGGATTATCAAGCTTAACCATAGCAAATATATTTGTGGCAAAATGGAATTGGTCAAGCAATTAATTATGGTTTTTTATTGTTCATGAAATTTTTTTTCAAAAAAATAAAAAATTTTTACACTATTTTATAAGTTTTTTCATCTTCCAGCGTATTTATACATAAAAGACAAAAGTGGAGTTAATAATGCGCTGGATACTATTAATCTATATTTTTACACCATCGTTACTGTATGCACAATTATTAATTAATGAAATTGCATGCAATGTGTCAGGGAGTGATTGGGTTGAGCTTTTTCTTTATTCGGTTCAACCGTTGTCCATTGATATCTCTTCACTATATGTAACCATGTATTATGGTACAAATGAACCGCTTTCACAAAATCCAGTTACCATTTATAGCTATGACAGGACGGAAACACCATGGGATGATCGGTTTGTTGTGGTACACCTGACTGATCCGTTAACTCCTGATGAATGTGATGCAACTGGAGATAGCAATGGCAATGGTGTACTTGATGTATACTGCAATAATTATAGCAGCAGTCTTTGGAATACTGACTGTGTGGTTGCCATTGATACCGATGATGACCCATCAAATGGTGGTATCATTGATTTTGTTGCATATGCAAACAGAGATGGCAGCTTTAATCAATCTATTTTACAGTATGTTACTGCTGCAATACAGCATGGACAATGGTTGGGCACAGCATCTGAGGAGTGCATGGTTGATATAGGAAAAAATGGCCTGCAAGAATATCAGAGTATTATCCGGAAAGCAGCAGTGGATTCAAATTCATTAGATGATTTCGTTATAACACCATATCTAACACCCGGACATACCAATATACTGCCAGTTAACCATTCTCAAAATACATTTATTAAAATAAACAGGAAGGTTGTCCTCACTAAAAGCGCTATAGAACAATGTAAAATTTTTATACTAAAGCCATGCACGCTGAGGGTACGGCTTTTTTCCTCACAGGGATACAAAATGTATGAAAGTGAGCTTCTTTCAGCGTCACCGGGGTTTTATACTATCGATTGGGTACGGTACATAAAAAAAATGCGTTGCGGTTTGTATTTAGGAACTGTTGAGGCACAGGATAGTAAAAATCGGCAACGCGAGGAATTTTACTGTATTGTGGTTGAGTGATGGCTTCATTACTTGTTTCAGTACTGTTGATGCTACAGGCGTTTGAGACGGCTCAACCACTGGCACTTAGTGTATGGGCAATAGCTCCGGCATATCAGGCAAACCCTTCACCAATAATCTCTGGAGTAACGTATGCCAATCCTTTTGGATATCCGGACTTATATAGAACAACATCATTTATTCATACTGCAACAAATGGTTATTCGGCGGGATTACAATGGCAGTACTTTGGAATACCTGAATATCGTGAAGATACGGTTAGTGTTGGTGCAGGCTGGGCGATAGTTCCATGGATAAGCTTAGGCGTGGAAGTCCATGATTACATTCTTTCAATACATACAGAAGAGTATACCTATACACAAAGCTTATATGATTATGGAGTGTATTGTACCATCAAACCTTTTGACCATGTAAGCCTTTTTGTTATGCAGAATAATATCAGGAATTTTCATAATGATGGGTATATTCCTACTGAATCAATACTATCAGCACGTGTAGAAATTTTTAACGGATGTGCAATTGAATATAAATTACAGTATAGTGATTATATCTCACAGATTTTTAAAATAAATGGCTATATTACACGGTACTGCGCAGTTGATATTGCCTATAGCAGAGAATTAAACCTATCTTCTGCCGGGATTACTATACTGTGGGGTTCTTTTTTAATGCGGTATGAAATGAACCATCACTCCTTTTTGGGCAATACCCATAGTTTTGGATTGGTATATTCACATGCAGGGTTTATGTATGTATCTGGAGCTAAGTCTGTAAAAAAAGAAAAGCCCAAGTTAGACATACAAGTATGTACTGCTGAAGAATTAATAGGGCTTGATGTCATGTCGGAGGTATTGTGTCAGCGTATTATTAAGTATCGGTCAATGTTTGGTAATGTCAGTGTTGCGTCATTGTATCAATTGGGTTTATCAACACAGCAGATCCGTGATCTGCAACAATATACATACAATTATATTGAAGATGAAATAAGCAGAATACAAAACAATGAAAAGCAATCTTCAATAAAGCAAAATAATTATATTTCATACGAAGAAAAAAATAGACGGATAAAAATACTTTTTCAGTCCATGGTTGCTGCTGATATACCAGCGTATATTGCCATATCTTTAGCTGAAGAATATCAGAAATCCGGAGAAAAAGGAGTATTGCAGTCACCGTTGTTTAAAAGTTTATCTTCTTTGCAACAAAAGAGAGTTAAAACAGCATGCGGAATGCAGTGATACTATGGTTATATGTATATCTTGGTATAATGTTGCAGACACAAGCAATAGCTTTACAGAGTATATCCGTTGAATACAGACAGGATGCTCTGGATTATGGTGTGGAAAAAGAACATTACCTCCGCACCACTGTGACAATAGCAACAGATACCACAGAAGTAAATGCAGCAGTTGTACAATCACATGGTACAAAACATGCCACATGGTCATTTTCAGCTCAGGGTGACTATGCTGCAATTTCAGGTGGATATTATTTTATTAACAATGCCACCGGGTTGTTATTGGGAAAAGCTTCTGTGTATAACCCGGATCCCTATTCCATTCATGTTCAAAAACATGATGCATTCATATCATTATGTAAAAGTGGCAATCCACAGTATGCTATGTATGGGGTGGTTTCATCATTATTTAATGCAAGATGCTCATCTACCATAAAACTGGATGCAGGAGTTTCATATAAAGAATGTTATATTTCACCTGCTGATGCTCAAAATGGTGTATACCCATACAGTGTCCAGAGCTTACTATCACACTTTAAAAGGGAAGGACAATATACTGAACCAGTACAGATTATTACATCGTTTGTGCATGCAACCGTTAATCCTGCTGAGTATGTAACTTTACAGGGATGTTATTATTATACACATATATATTATAATAATGCACACATATTATTCAATGCAAATACACAGGATAATTATGCAATGGAATCATTTGGTGGGTACAGTCTGTATGCACACTATCAGGACAGTATTGTATCACTTTTTTCGGAATATGCTGTTTCACGTGTTTTGATAAAAAATGAAGGTAAATCGGGAGATAGATATAGTAAAGCATATTATTGTGGGGTATTGGTTAAAGACAAAAATTATAAAATCAGCAGTATTGTACAAAAGTCAGATAAAAACTTTTATGCCCCATTTGGCAATACATTTGGGGGAAATTCGCCACGCGATATTTATTATTATTTTGTCAGTGTTAAACCTGTAAAAAAGTTTGCATGTTCATGGATATATATAGACCAGAATAACCTTCTACCATCCACGTATTATACTGAATATCCACACAAACGTATTCATACTTTGCGTATGGTATATAAAAACAAAAATTTTTCTGTTAAATCGGATTATCGTTATGCACAGTTTTATAAAGGTGGGGAAGAAAAGGCATCACGATATCAGGAGGGTGTTAGATGGGGAATAACAAAAAACTCATCAATACATCTTAAATGTGGGTTGTATCAGGGGGATACTGTCGCATGGTATGTTGCATCAGGTATTGGCATAAAAGTTGGCAATCTGCAAAATGATTTTGGATCAGTTTATGCTCATACCAATGGCGAAAAAATATATGTAGCAATGCTTCCGCTCCCACAAACAAATATTATTTCAGATACTATCGCCGCATCCTCATTTTTTATTGTTGCACGCTTTCGTTTCAGTAATACATTTTGTAAGCTGTCAGCTCGATTAGTTATGCAGCTACAACCCCAAAAACAATCGACAGGGGAAGTTGGAGCAGCAGTGTGGTTTTAAAATTTTAGTTTTTTTGATACCGTGCTACAATCGTTATACATAGTTCAGTAAAATTATATAATAGTAATGCTATGGAAAATAAAAAAATAGATATATTGCAGAAAAAGTTGCAGGCTCTCAATCCCTATGTAATAGCCTATTCTGGTGGTAATGATTCAACATTTTTAGCAGCTATCTCCAAACATTTTTCATTGGATTTTTGCCTTGTTCACTGTATAAGCGAATTTACAATTCCAGGTGACACACAGCGTGGGCGCACGTTTGCCACAGAACATGACATCCCCTATCATGAGATTGCTATTTCAGTATTGGGGATTGTGGAGATAGTAACCAATACTAAAAACCGTTGTTATTATTGCAAAAAAGCAGTGTTTAAAAAAATACAGGAATTTGCATCCCAAAGTGGTTTCCAGAATGTGGTTGATGCTGGCAATGTGTCGGATACTTCTGATTATAGGCCTGGAAGAAGGGCACTTGTTGAGTTAGGTATTCATTCCCCACTTCTTGAAGCAGGTTTTACCAAAGAGGATATTATACAGGGATTACAACATTTCAATATCCCTTATTCAAAGGCATCCAATTCATGCCTTGCTACGCGCATTCCCTATGGTACAGGTATTACTCAGGATATACTTGACACTATACGGAAGGCGGAGGAATTTATTATTTCCTTAGGCTTTGATGGTGTACGTGTACGGTACCATTATCCTGTGGCACGCATTGAAGTAATGGTACAGGATATACAAAGACTCGTTGACCCTGAGGTTCGGAATAAAATCGTTGCGTTTTTTAAGCAATTGGGATTTTTATATGTTACGATGGATTTAGAAGGATTCACATCAGGTAATTTAAACAGGATGTTAGATAATGAGTGATGTTCTGGTAGCAATTATTGTTCGCAATAATGAGGAATTATTACGTCGTACATTAGACACTATCTGCAATTGTCCATATGCTCATGTCATGCCACTTATTATTGATGATGGCTCTTTTGACCAGTCGCCCTCAATTGTTTCTGATGTGGATGTGCATTTTGTGATGCATGAAGAGCCTTTAGGTTATGGAGGCGCACTCATGAGTGCATTTGCATATGCAAAGGATTATTCATTGAGTTTGTTATTTATGTTGCCCCTGGAAGCTTTTGCTGATTGGAACATAGTTTCCAGGTACCTATCCTTTTTTCAGGATGCGGATATCATTACCGGGAATAGATTTACCACACAATCTCTTGATGAAAAAAAGCAATATAAAGATATTGTACAGTATTTCAATCAGCACGCAGGCTTGAACATAGTGGACCCTTTTTCACCCGTAAAAGGCATATCTATGAACCATGCCGATTTATTTGAAATAACAGAATTTTCTGATGCTGCACTTGTGCAGATACTGATTCAGGCTGCACATTACAAGTTAAAGATAAAAGAATTTGAGTGTGTATATCCTGAGAAAGGATTACTATCTCATCTGGATGATATTGATAATATCACTGGACTTAAAGATTTTATTACAGGCGAGCTTCACCTTTACCCATATACAAAAGGGCATTAAAACGTGAAGAAGTCAGCTATTTACATAGTAGTATTATTTTGTATTTTTAAACTATCATGTACAACCCCTGAGGAACGAATCCCCAAATATTCTATAGCAACTTCTTCTGGCTATGGCATGCTGTTTATTGGCGATATGATGTTTGAATGGGCAGTAAAAGATATAATGCAGCGCTATGGTACAGATTATCCATTAAAGAAAGTTAAACCCTTTTTCCAATCTTTTGATTTTGTAATGGCAAATTTGGAATCACCATTAACAAATAACAGAACAAGTTTGGTATATCAAAAATATATTTTTAAAGCACCGCCTTCAATTGCATTTGTTATAGCTGATGCTGGTATTACAGCAGTTACTCTGGCAAATAATCATATGCTTGATTATGGTGGTACAGGATTATTGGATACATTGACTTCTTTATCTGATGCAAAGGTACTCTATGCTGGAGCAGGGAAAAACGAAACAACAGCATCTTTGCCGGTTATGCATCAGTTGGGGCCAGCACGCATTGCTGTGTTATGTTATACTCAGATTTCCTCAAAGGAAATGATTGCAAAAAATAATCCAGGTATAAATTTCTTTGAATTAAAGAAAGCTCAAAGTGATATTAAGAAGTATCGCTTCTGCGATAGTGTTATTATTAATATTCATTGGGGTAATGAATACTTTTACTACCCTTCATCAAAACAGATTGATATAGCCCATGCACTCATTAATGCCGGTGCGGATGCTATTATTGGTCATCATCCACATGTGTATCAAGGAATTGAAATATATAAAAATAAACCGGTTATCTACTCACTGGGAAATTTTCTTTTTGGCTCTATGCATGAAGGAATTAATGATAATATTGCCTGTGCACTGTACATGTCGGGAAACGGGAAAATTATTAAGATGCACATTTATGCAATCAAAGGAATATATACTGATGGAATTATACAGCCTGAAGTGTTAGAGGGGCCTTCGGCTATAAAAGTCTTTGATCATGTTCTTGAGATTTCAAAACCACTGGGTATTATTTTTACCAGCAGAACTACAAAACACAATAATTATGCTGAATTTATTTTCAGGTAATTACTCCATTAATGCTTTCAGTACATAATCCACGCTTTCTATCATTGATTGTATTTCATATCCACCTTCAAGCACCACCACAATCCTGTTGTTGGAATACCGTGTTGCAATATCCATAAGCATACGAGTAAACATGTAATATGCCCCACTTGAAAGATTTAATGATGATAAAGGGTCGCTTTTATGGGCATCAAAACCTGCTGATATGAGAATAAATTCGGGTTTAAAGTGGTCTAAAGCAGGAATAATAATTTCGCTAAAAGCACTTTTGTAAGTTTTATCATTGCTGCCAGGATTCATTGGTATGTTAATGGTATACCCGTAACCGGGGCCAATGCCTATCTCATCTACACTACCAGTACCGGGATAAAAGGGGAACTGATGTGTACTAATATAAAAAACAGAAGGGTCAGCCTCAAAGATATGTTGCGTGCCATTGCCATGATGGGCATCCCAATCTATTATGGCTATCTTTCGTATATTATATGTATATTGGAGGTAGCGTGCAACAATTGCAACATTATTAAAGATACAAAAGCCCATTGCTTGAGCTATCTCAGCATGGTGGCCGGGTGGTCTTACAGCACAAAATCCATTAGTGGCCTCACCAGCAAGGATATAGTCACATACCTCAAGTATCCCTCCAATTGCCCATAATGAAACATCATATGTTTCATCGCATATTACAGTGTCATAGCCATCAATGCAAGTGATTCCATTTGGCTTTGCATTGGCAATCATTGAAACATACTCAGGATCATGAGCATAGAATAAAACATCAGGATGAGCTTTACGTGGCTGAACGTAAAGCAATGAGGAATAATTTTTATTTGTACGGATATATTTATCAAGTATCTCTAAACGTTTAGGGGATTCAGGATGTGAATCGCCTGTTTTATGGTGCAGATAATGCGGGTGAAAGCAATATGCTGTATAGCTCATAATTATAAAATGTTTGATAGTTTAATTAACACAAACAATCTACTTTATAATATTGTAATATAATATTTAAAAAAATCAAGTATTTTTTTTGTTTAATATTTTTTTTGCCTGCAGTAGGAATTCTATATCCTGCGCATCTTTAGCATTATAGCT
This genomic interval from Spirochaetota bacterium contains the following:
- a CDS encoding CPBP family intramembrane glutamic endopeptidase, yielding MVKLDNPYAQQRPSWKVFIPMLLVYPLLKWVIHYSYFSFLYQYSITLLILIIIAQYLDERLFTKDRIFSFDFPFERKIFYLFVMIIILIPIRNIAVQFNPTTLLLHFYQGNSKSLESMLIMVAIIAPCEELFFRGFAQYNLSFFFGKYGGIVIAALLYSIPGIAAHSLYLAVLFFIIGTVIGLIYSRVQSLVQATLLHIITIIFMYLFPF
- the larE gene encoding ATP-dependent sacrificial sulfur transferase LarE, coding for MENKKIDILQKKLQALNPYVIAYSGGNDSTFLAAISKHFSLDFCLVHCISEFTIPGDTQRGRTFATEHDIPYHEIAISVLGIVEIVTNTKNRCYYCKKAVFKKIQEFASQSGFQNVVDAGNVSDTSDYRPGRRALVELGIHSPLLEAGFTKEDIIQGLQHFNIPYSKASNSCLATRIPYGTGITQDILDTIRKAEEFIISLGFDGVRVRYHYPVARIEVMVQDIQRLVDPEVRNKIVAFFKQLGFLYVTMDLEGFTSGNLNRMLDNE
- a CDS encoding glycosyltransferase is translated as MSDVLVAIIVRNNEELLRRTLDTICNCPYAHVMPLIIDDGSFDQSPSIVSDVDVHFVMHEEPLGYGGALMSAFAYAKDYSLSLLFMLPLEAFADWNIVSRYLSFFQDADIITGNRFTTQSLDEKKQYKDIVQYFNQHAGLNIVDPFSPVKGISMNHADLFEITEFSDAALVQILIQAAHYKLKIKEFECVYPEKGLLSHLDDIDNITGLKDFITGELHLYPYTKGH
- a CDS encoding CapA family protein, translated to MKKSAIYIVVLFCIFKLSCTTPEERIPKYSIATSSGYGMLFIGDMMFEWAVKDIMQRYGTDYPLKKVKPFFQSFDFVMANLESPLTNNRTSLVYQKYIFKAPPSIAFVIADAGITAVTLANNHMLDYGGTGLLDTLTSLSDAKVLYAGAGKNETTASLPVMHQLGPARIAVLCYTQISSKEMIAKNNPGINFFELKKAQSDIKKYRFCDSVIINIHWGNEYFYYPSSKQIDIAHALINAGADAIIGHHPHVYQGIEIYKNKPVIYSLGNFLFGSMHEGINDNIACALYMSGNGKIIKMHIYAIKGIYTDGIIQPEVLEGPSAIKVFDHVLEISKPLGIIFTSRTTKHNNYAEFIFR
- a CDS encoding histone deacetylase yields the protein MSYTAYCFHPHYLHHKTGDSHPESPKRLEILDKYIRTNKNYSSLLYVQPRKAHPDVLFYAHDPEYVSMIANAKPNGITCIDGYDTVICDETYDVSLWAIGGILEVCDYILAGEATNGFCAVRPPGHHAEIAQAMGFCIFNNVAIVARYLQYTYNIRKIAIIDWDAHHGNGTQHIFEADPSVFYISTHQFPFYPGTGSVDEIGIGPGYGYTINIPMNPGSNDKTYKSAFSEIIIPALDHFKPEFILISAGFDAHKSDPLSSLNLSSGAYYMFTRMLMDIATRYSNNRIVVVLEGGYEIQSMIESVDYVLKALME